The following coding sequences lie in one Alicyclobacillus curvatus genomic window:
- a CDS encoding transcriptional regulator: MRIGTAVTGLTLLIGFVHPFAAMAKTVTYQVVTNEIKANQKDGSSIEVYRFDPAVYVATEGDDVNLEIRGLKGHDHPVVLEGYNVKGVVHRNQVTKLEIHGAKPGFYRLICTVHADAAHEGPMEAYLVVIPSSAATAARAAAVQTAPASTAQD, from the coding sequence TTGCGCATAGGCACGGCAGTGACGGGTTTGACGCTCTTGATAGGCTTTGTCCATCCGTTCGCGGCGATGGCCAAGACTGTGACCTATCAAGTCGTCACGAACGAGATCAAGGCGAATCAAAAGGATGGAAGTTCGATTGAGGTGTACCGCTTCGATCCCGCCGTATACGTAGCCACTGAGGGCGACGACGTGAATTTGGAGATTCGGGGCTTAAAAGGGCACGACCACCCTGTGGTGCTCGAAGGGTATAACGTGAAAGGTGTTGTGCACCGTAATCAGGTGACGAAACTAGAGATTCACGGTGCAAAACCCGGATTCTATCGGCTGATTTGCACGGTCCACGCTGATGCTGCCCACGAGGGTCCAATGGAGGCCTATCTGGTCGTCATCCCGTCGTCTGCAGCGACTGCAGCGAGGGCCGCTGCGGTGCAGACTGCGCCTGCAAGCACTGCGCAGGACTGA
- a CDS encoding DUF58 domain-containing protein, producing MRSFRASWNKWKSRADRIVPSNRQVGAWLLLCVLSLGTGALSPRFGWIGLVLFVVLTIFVVADFWLARKRGFPQLDREFSGTPQNGLPATVNVHVSVPDSRGKSAYGVDMARMQFHLGHPETVQLTRPLALMPGDAGSVGQLESAASRFTFAAEFTPTVRGQKEFAATDCRFTSPLRLWTCMHRDDQKTPLLVLPDVTSWRDEVESLMKTLLHEGRHVKRLASGDTDFAFISEYAIDDDLRSVNWAATARRSRLMKNVYEPERGQHIIIAIDASRYMAVQLPDGKTRLDHAVDCASALAHTALRVGDSVGVIGFSDKVDLRISPDNGKDHWRSVVEGLARLQPKEVQGGYQALFSSLTGRFRRRSLLIVLSEMEGLATDAGFLPAIRAARQQHPTLFVSLTPNHLYELLEHLPQSEEDVAQWASSEWLLEERDDFKSVLHRGGVEVVEAPPNQLVTKVVSNYLRKKRRGSL from the coding sequence ATGCGGTCATTTCGCGCATCCTGGAACAAGTGGAAGTCCCGCGCTGATAGAATTGTCCCATCCAACCGACAAGTCGGCGCATGGCTTTTGCTTTGCGTTCTAAGTCTGGGAACGGGCGCCTTGTCCCCTCGTTTCGGGTGGATTGGCCTTGTGCTGTTCGTGGTTTTAACCATATTCGTAGTTGCAGACTTTTGGCTCGCACGTAAACGGGGGTTCCCTCAGCTGGACCGCGAGTTCTCCGGGACACCGCAAAATGGTTTGCCCGCGACTGTAAATGTTCACGTCTCGGTCCCTGATTCGCGCGGAAAGTCCGCATACGGCGTCGACATGGCAAGAATGCAGTTCCACCTTGGCCATCCGGAGACCGTTCAACTCACGCGCCCCCTCGCTCTCATGCCCGGAGACGCCGGTTCAGTGGGACAGTTGGAGTCCGCAGCGAGTCGATTTACGTTTGCGGCCGAATTCACGCCGACGGTGCGCGGCCAGAAGGAGTTTGCAGCGACGGACTGTCGATTCACAAGTCCTTTGCGGCTGTGGACCTGCATGCATCGAGATGACCAAAAAACACCATTGTTGGTTCTTCCGGACGTGACATCCTGGCGTGACGAGGTCGAGAGTCTGATGAAAACGCTGCTTCACGAGGGGCGGCACGTCAAACGTCTCGCCAGCGGGGACACGGATTTCGCCTTTATCTCGGAGTACGCCATTGACGATGACCTCCGCTCCGTGAACTGGGCAGCAACGGCCCGTCGCAGCAGACTCATGAAAAACGTTTACGAACCGGAACGTGGGCAGCACATCATTATTGCAATTGATGCCAGTCGCTACATGGCTGTACAGTTGCCGGACGGAAAGACCCGGCTCGATCACGCCGTGGATTGCGCCAGCGCCCTCGCCCACACGGCTCTCCGCGTAGGCGACAGTGTAGGTGTGATTGGTTTCAGCGACAAAGTCGACCTGCGCATATCACCCGACAATGGCAAAGACCACTGGCGATCCGTTGTGGAGGGCCTCGCCCGCCTTCAACCGAAGGAGGTGCAAGGGGGCTATCAAGCGTTGTTCTCGAGCCTCACGGGCCGGTTTCGACGCCGCAGCCTGCTGATTGTACTGTCAGAGATGGAGGGGCTTGCTACCGACGCAGGATTTTTGCCTGCGATTCGGGCGGCACGCCAACAGCATCCGACACTGTTTGTCAGCCTGACGCCGAATCATCTCTATGAACTATTGGAGCATCTACCACAATCAGAAGAGGATGTTGCGCAGTGGGCATCGTCAGAGTGGCTGCTTGAGGAGCGAGACGATTTCAAGAGCGTCCTGCACCGGGGCGGCGTCGAAGTCGTCGAAGCGCCGCCAAACCAGTTGGTGACGAAGGTCGTGAGTAACTACCTGCGAAAGAAACGTCGCGGCTCTCTCTGA
- a CDS encoding stage II sporulation protein M, whose amino-acid sequence MHVSQFQARRAPSWRQLEELLRQKSRAQSAQSFLRFVRLYRAVASDLSYAQTFYPDADVTDYLNGLVSAAHHRLYRRTSRSYTTVWDFYRRVFPSIFRRLGGYILAATLVSALGGVFGYLLVLLQPIQAYHLLPPSFLHQFQPSQAGPHAVDAPLMSSVIMTHNIFVALMAFVGGMSLGIYTTYALWQNGMILGVLAALFQSSGHATVFWSLIVPHGVTELLAIFIAGGAGFRIAHKIIAPAQLTRAASLRIGTLDAVQLMLGTVPMFVIAGTIEGFLTPSPLPEWTKFLVAVLTGVFWIVYFRFVGRFVGTKRPNQREPRRFFRR is encoded by the coding sequence ATGCACGTCTCGCAGTTTCAGGCACGCCGAGCACCATCTTGGCGTCAACTGGAGGAGTTACTGCGGCAAAAGAGCCGGGCACAAAGTGCACAAAGTTTTCTGCGGTTTGTCAGGTTATATCGTGCGGTTGCAAGTGACCTTTCCTATGCACAGACGTTTTATCCCGACGCCGACGTTACAGACTACTTAAACGGGCTTGTCTCTGCCGCACATCATCGATTGTATCGTAGAACCAGTCGGAGCTACACAACCGTATGGGACTTTTATCGGCGAGTCTTCCCGAGTATCTTTCGCCGCCTTGGCGGCTATATCCTTGCTGCAACTCTTGTATCAGCTCTCGGCGGGGTGTTCGGCTACCTGCTCGTCCTCTTGCAGCCGATACAAGCCTATCACCTCTTGCCGCCGTCGTTTCTGCATCAGTTTCAGCCCAGTCAGGCGGGTCCCCACGCAGTGGACGCGCCGCTGATGTCAAGCGTCATCATGACACACAACATCTTCGTGGCGCTGATGGCGTTTGTGGGCGGGATGTCGCTTGGCATCTATACCACGTACGCACTGTGGCAAAACGGTATGATACTCGGTGTCCTCGCGGCACTGTTCCAATCGAGCGGCCATGCTACCGTCTTTTGGTCATTGATTGTGCCCCACGGAGTCACAGAGTTGCTGGCCATTTTCATCGCCGGCGGAGCAGGATTTCGGATTGCACACAAGATTATCGCTCCGGCACAGTTAACCCGTGCGGCGTCCCTTCGCATCGGCACACTGGATGCCGTTCAGTTGATGCTTGGCACCGTCCCCATGTTTGTTATCGCTGGCACGATTGAAGGGTTTTTGACCCCATCTCCGCTGCCTGAGTGGACGAAATTCCTCGTTGCTGTGTTGACGGGGGTATTTTGGATTGTATACTTCCGGTTTGTCGGTCGGTTTGTCGGAACGAAGCGGCCCAATCAGAGAGAGCCGCGACGTTTCTTTCGCAGGTAG
- a CDS encoding RDD family protein, whose protein sequence is MLDNNLKVHTPEQVRLKLRLAGIGSRVVAQVIDLLILMVVYALFTASEVMWQWLHVFGRATSYLVGAAVVISFLVFWGYFIALEAALSGQTIGKRVMKIRAVGRDGRPLSFYAAAIRNLLRLVDFLPAGYLVGLIVAVIDGQERRLGDLAAGTVVVQDRMGSLWQYSSYLDTQGLGLQDAEDAPRRQDSRRYQDSLHRENSAHEMDSSDGPSGDGSVTSRSLLVSVPKSSLQVQVNLPLPGEWTQFLSDLGPRLRGLSKARRDELLPEVWQNFTALPEVSVHSALSTSRGKGRRAPDGVSTSRGKGRRAPDGVSTSHGKGGGTADNTINGEHEQSGEQGESSVVAIEVTVPEIERFLAAVSRQLRGKRRGRKSR, encoded by the coding sequence ATGCTGGATAACAACCTAAAAGTGCATACTCCAGAGCAGGTGCGGCTGAAGTTGCGGCTGGCTGGCATCGGATCGCGCGTTGTAGCCCAAGTCATTGATTTGTTGATATTGATGGTCGTTTATGCGCTGTTTACGGCGAGTGAAGTCATGTGGCAGTGGCTGCATGTCTTTGGCCGCGCAACTTCGTATCTCGTCGGTGCAGCAGTTGTCATCTCGTTTCTAGTCTTCTGGGGATATTTTATCGCACTTGAGGCGGCTTTGTCCGGTCAAACAATCGGAAAACGCGTGATGAAGATTCGCGCCGTTGGACGTGACGGACGCCCGCTCTCGTTCTACGCAGCCGCCATTCGGAATTTGCTGCGTCTCGTTGACTTTCTGCCGGCTGGGTATCTTGTCGGTTTGATTGTCGCTGTGATTGATGGACAAGAACGACGCCTGGGCGATTTGGCCGCAGGTACCGTCGTCGTACAGGACCGCATGGGGAGCCTTTGGCAGTATTCCAGTTACCTCGATACGCAGGGCTTGGGGTTGCAGGACGCAGAGGACGCGCCGAGGCGTCAGGACTCACGGCGGTACCAGGACTCCCTCCATCGTGAAAACTCAGCGCACGAAATGGATTCGTCAGACGGACCGTCTGGCGATGGCAGCGTCACGTCCCGAAGCTTGCTCGTGAGTGTACCAAAGTCATCTCTGCAAGTTCAGGTCAATTTACCGTTGCCGGGAGAATGGACGCAGTTTCTGAGCGATCTCGGTCCGAGGCTTCGCGGGCTGTCGAAAGCGCGACGTGACGAATTGCTGCCTGAGGTCTGGCAGAACTTTACCGCTCTGCCCGAAGTATCAGTCCACTCGGCTTTGAGTACGAGTCGTGGCAAGGGCCGACGCGCTCCAGATGGCGTGAGTACGAGTCGTGGCAAGGGCCGACGCGCTCCAGATGGCGTGAGTACGAGTCATGGCAAGGGTGGCGGCACTGCTGATAATACCATCAACGGAGAACACGAACAAAGTGGGGAACAGGGTGAAAGTTCAGTGGTGGCCATTGAGGTGACCGTACCAGAGATAGAGCGGTTCCTCGCTGCCGTGAGTAGACAGCTCCGTGGCAAACGGAGAGGAAGGAAGTCACGATGA
- a CDS encoding MoxR family ATPase, translating into MQGIREQLESVVFGQREVVTELLTALLAGGHALLEGVPGTGKTRLARTLTRLIGGSYQRIQFTPDLMPSDILGNAYYDMARGTFEVREGPVFANVVLADEINRTPPKTQAALLEAMEERQVSIYGESRPLPHPFFVIATQNPIEYEGTYPLPEAQLDRFLMQIRVNYPDENAEVQMLQHHRGGMGQEDLPRLAAVLSPTELYEMMRQVQNVTASEPVLGYIVQLARRSRNVEGISLGASPRAATALLDAAKAVAYIEERDYVIPDDVHAVIHPVWRHRLLLMPNAELEGVEADAVISRILEQVEVPR; encoded by the coding sequence GTGCAGGGTATTCGAGAACAACTGGAGTCCGTTGTCTTTGGACAGCGGGAAGTGGTGACGGAGCTGCTGACAGCGCTCCTCGCGGGCGGACACGCTTTGCTGGAAGGTGTGCCGGGGACGGGTAAGACCCGCCTGGCGCGCACCCTCACCAGGCTTATTGGCGGTAGCTATCAACGCATTCAATTCACGCCTGACCTGATGCCAAGTGATATCCTTGGCAACGCCTACTACGATATGGCGCGGGGAACTTTCGAAGTACGCGAGGGACCTGTCTTTGCCAATGTTGTGCTGGCGGACGAAATCAACCGTACCCCACCAAAAACCCAAGCCGCCTTGCTGGAGGCGATGGAGGAGCGACAAGTCTCGATTTATGGTGAGTCGCGACCTCTGCCGCACCCGTTTTTTGTCATCGCGACGCAGAATCCCATTGAATACGAAGGTACCTATCCGTTGCCGGAAGCACAGTTGGACCGATTTCTGATGCAGATTCGCGTAAATTACCCCGATGAAAATGCCGAGGTGCAAATGCTCCAGCATCACCGTGGGGGTATGGGGCAGGAGGACTTGCCGCGACTGGCTGCTGTGCTGTCGCCGACGGAACTTTACGAGATGATGCGCCAGGTACAAAATGTCACCGCATCGGAACCCGTGCTCGGATATATCGTGCAATTGGCCAGAAGATCGAGAAACGTTGAAGGCATTTCACTCGGCGCCAGCCCAAGGGCAGCGACTGCGTTGTTAGATGCCGCGAAGGCAGTCGCGTATATCGAGGAACGTGACTACGTGATTCCGGACGACGTTCACGCTGTCATCCATCCGGTGTGGCGACATCGCCTGTTGCTCATGCCAAACGCTGAACTTGAAGGAGTCGAAGCAGATGCGGTCATTTCGCGCATCCTGGAACAAGTGGAAGTCCCGCGCTGA
- a CDS encoding DUF4129 domain-containing protein — MTTPSTYQQAHQILQSILQDKLFHTPVQPLPWWMRVIRWIANHLHIDLGAHTLRYVGLALVGVCIVFVITAGFVLWRVLQQRAQGRAVRISTVDISHSTSLKDAKTAFSAGEYEQMLHFLVEGLLRHAALEGWVRLRPSKTLRTYGRELLRRQASMHATPETSSANPVASLATVTSVFQMAAELAEAAWFGQQPIDRVDAQRVLDAAAEVLEEKGMEAS, encoded by the coding sequence ATGACGACTCCATCAACGTATCAGCAAGCGCATCAAATCCTGCAGAGCATTCTGCAGGATAAGCTCTTTCATACCCCGGTACAGCCGCTGCCGTGGTGGATGCGAGTCATACGATGGATTGCCAATCACCTTCATATCGATCTCGGTGCACACACGCTCCGCTACGTCGGCCTGGCCCTGGTTGGCGTCTGCATTGTGTTCGTCATCACGGCTGGGTTTGTGCTGTGGAGAGTATTGCAGCAACGTGCGCAAGGGCGTGCCGTGCGGATATCAACCGTGGACATCTCGCACAGCACATCGCTGAAAGATGCGAAGACGGCCTTTTCAGCAGGCGAATATGAGCAGATGTTGCACTTCCTCGTTGAAGGACTGCTGCGTCACGCGGCTCTCGAAGGCTGGGTCCGATTGCGTCCATCAAAAACGTTGCGGACGTATGGCCGCGAGCTGTTGCGCAGGCAGGCATCGATGCATGCAACCCCCGAAACCTCGTCCGCAAACCCTGTCGCTTCGCTAGCCACCGTCACGTCCGTTTTTCAGATGGCTGCTGAATTGGCCGAAGCTGCATGGTTTGGACAACAACCGATTGACAGAGTTGATGCACAGCGGGTACTGGATGCAGCGGCAGAAGTCCTCGAAGAAAAGGGGATGGAAGCATCGTGA
- a CDS encoding DUF4350 domain-containing protein → MKTRSWWLIFVALGIYAAVLYIVHPNPKATTDVTPGSSVSAEPMGDLALARLWPRLGLSFQTFAQVPGLLPQDTTATYVSVEPQSSKYAAADARDLLSFVAKGHDVIWVTNQNDAITKALQLTINAVNHAGAPSKAGNTASSAGTVGRANTAASGNAVGTGNATSAANSAPASKLTTVKTLEFVNTHTTLTGLDFALSAKLTGAGLQSAVDKMNTVNGATVGAAFVHGKGHITVWTAPVVFENQGIGEAGNLQIPWRLLQGKNILWDEYGHGVVDQGLLQTLFGNGREGTLLLLLAAGVAYLFASNTRFGVIRRAPDETPRVDVELVHALAGHFMRRPLATAREALLDAAVRRRLSKTYGIPGTASWDVLDAVVLPGLPRRLAQAYARWRTVETQDSDSRALSRSARKRRLTALQSFIRELDATDSTRLDGTDSG, encoded by the coding sequence GTGAAAACACGCAGCTGGTGGCTGATTTTTGTGGCTCTTGGCATCTATGCAGCGGTGCTGTACATCGTCCATCCTAACCCGAAGGCGACGACGGATGTCACGCCAGGGTCGAGTGTGTCTGCAGAACCCATGGGCGATCTCGCTTTGGCCCGCCTCTGGCCTCGCCTCGGCCTGTCATTCCAGACCTTCGCGCAAGTTCCCGGGCTTCTGCCGCAGGATACAACAGCAACGTATGTCAGCGTTGAGCCGCAATCGTCGAAGTACGCTGCAGCAGATGCACGCGACTTGTTGTCGTTTGTGGCGAAGGGGCATGACGTCATCTGGGTGACGAATCAAAACGATGCCATCACAAAAGCACTGCAACTTACCATAAATGCTGTCAACCATGCGGGCGCGCCCAGCAAGGCAGGTAACACCGCAAGCTCAGCTGGCACCGTGGGCAGAGCTAACACCGCAGCGTCAGGTAACGCCGTGGGCACAGGTAACGCAACAAGCGCAGCCAACTCAGCGCCCGCGTCCAAACTGACAACGGTCAAGACACTCGAGTTTGTCAACACACACACGACGCTCACAGGCCTTGATTTTGCTCTGAGTGCCAAGCTCACAGGTGCCGGGCTACAATCCGCTGTCGACAAAATGAATACAGTAAACGGCGCCACCGTTGGGGCAGCCTTCGTGCACGGCAAAGGCCATATCACTGTTTGGACTGCTCCTGTGGTGTTTGAGAACCAGGGCATTGGCGAGGCGGGTAACCTGCAAATTCCGTGGCGTCTACTGCAGGGGAAGAACATCTTATGGGACGAATATGGCCACGGAGTTGTCGACCAAGGTCTGCTGCAGACGTTGTTTGGAAACGGACGAGAGGGTACGCTGTTGTTGCTTCTCGCCGCCGGCGTTGCGTACCTCTTTGCGAGCAACACCCGATTTGGAGTGATTCGCAGAGCTCCCGATGAAACACCACGGGTAGATGTTGAACTCGTGCATGCCTTGGCAGGACATTTCATGAGGCGACCGCTCGCGACCGCTCGTGAGGCGTTGCTCGATGCGGCGGTTCGTCGGCGCCTTTCGAAGACGTATGGGATTCCAGGCACAGCTTCATGGGATGTGCTCGACGCAGTCGTCCTGCCAGGCCTTCCCCGACGACTTGCGCAAGCCTACGCGCGGTGGCGGACTGTCGAGACTCAGGATAGTGATAGCCGGGCATTGTCTCGTTCAGCAAGAAAGAGGCGATTGACCGCTTTGCAAAGTTTCATACGTGAATTAGACGCAACAGATTCAACAAGGTTGGACGGAACCGACAGCGGTTAA